A DNA window from Chiroxiphia lanceolata isolate bChiLan1 chromosome 6, bChiLan1.pri, whole genome shotgun sequence contains the following coding sequences:
- the C6H11orf58 gene encoding small acidic protein, translated as MSSARESQSHHGLKRAASPDGSSSWEAADLGNEERKQKFLRLMGAGKKEHTGRLVIGDHRSTSHFRTGEEDKKMNEELESQYQQSMDSTMSGRNRRHCGLGFSEFQEDEEQEEAAGHSSDESSEDSESGSDSEQEESAEELQPAEKHEEAEVPENKKEAKSNYKMMFVKASGS; from the exons ATGAGCTCGGCCAGGGAGTCCCAGAGCCACCACGGCCTGAAGCGAGCGGCCTCCCCCGAT ggctccagcagctgggaggcGGCGGATCTGGGCAACGAGGAGCGCAAGCAGAAGTTCCTGCGGCTGATGGGCGCCGGGAAG aaagaaCATACTGGCCGCCTTGTTATCGGAGACCACAGATCAACCTCTCACTTCAGGACAG GggaagaagacaagaaaatgaatgaagaatTGGAGTCCCAGTACCAACAAAGCATGGACAGCACGATGTCTGGGCGGAACCGGCGCCACTGCGGACTTGGTTTCAGTGAG TTTCAGGAAGATGAAGAACAAGAAGAGGCAGCTGGACACTCCTCTGATGAGAGTTCAGAGGACTCTGAAAGTGGCTCTGATTCAGAGCAAGAGGAGTCTGCAGAGGAGCTACAACCTGCTGAAAAACATGAGGAAGCTGAggttccagaaaacaaaaaagaagcaaaaagcaaCTATAAAATGATGTTTGTGAAAGCCAGTGGTTCATAA